CTATTACTCGTGCTTCTACGAATCCATAGTAGGGGTTTTGCCATGTATAAGCTATGTATTTGGCTGCCTCTTTTCTTTTCAACTTGTATGGTTCGAAATTATTAATTAAAACCCTACCCTCTAGAGGATTTATTAAACCAGCTATTGTTTTTAGAAGAGTTGTTTTTCCACTACCATTAGCTCCTAATAATATGTGGAGGCCTTTTTGGATCCTGAAAAATATATTTTGTAGGATAGGTTTTTCTCTTCGATACCCTATGCTTAGTTTTTCAGCAATTATTTCCGGCAATTCTTCTTAACCTCTTAATCGTTTAAAAGCACCATATATTATTGTGCCGCCTATGCCTATGCTTATCACTTCACCGATCAATACATATATTATGACCATCCATGGTATGCCGAATACTAGGTATAACTCGCCGTATCCGATTACAAGCGTAATAGCGATTATAGCTAGTATTTCACCGATTACCAGGCCAACTATGTTTTCGCCAAAGATCTTCTTTGAAGCATAAACACCTAAAGCGGCTAGGAAATTAGCAATTGGACCAAAAACCCAGTCAATATATCCGAATGGGCTCGCTAAATTAGCTAGAAACCCACCAATGGTTAATCCTACCACGGCATCCCAGCCAAAACCTGCTAGGAACGGCAATATTAGCATTGCATCACTTATTCTAACCTGTATCTCGCCATATGCTAGTGGTCCTAAAGCTATTGTTAAAGCAGCATATACAGCAGCTATTACTGAGAGTCTCGCAGCCATTATTGAAAACTTAGCAGACACTTTTACTCACCTAGCCATGGATCTTTACTGTTAATACTTCATAATAATATAATAATAGAAACAACTATGGTTATTAAAGTTAATCATATACAAAACATACTAAATATTATTCTCTTCTCTACTGTTAGGTGAAAATAATGTATTCCATGATAAAACATTTTTAAGAAGATTCATTACATCAAGCATCTCCAATGCTTTATCCTCGTATATTTCGATTATTCTTTTCCTTAACTTATTGGGTAGTCTTCTTCTCCAAAGAATTATTCTCAGCATAATCGTTGATATACTGAGCCGTATTAGAAGGATTAAGTAAATATAGGTAAGGTATACTATTATTTGGGAAATTATGCCTAGGATTGTATCTATTAATTCAAGTATTTCTCTTATCTTCTTTAATCCATATAGATTCATAGCTCAGCTCTTCCAATTTCTGCTTATACAGCGAGCCAACATATAGAGGTGCTTATTCGGCAACTTAGTTGAAACAACCATTCCCATATCCTCAAGGATCTCTAGCTTCTCCGCTATAATTCTCCTAGAAGCCTTACCACGTATAGCCCTTACTCTCCTTGTTATCTCCGATACACTGAGCTTTTCACATGTCGATAAAGATTCTATTATTGCTTTGCTTATCTCGTCAAGACCTGTTCTCGCACTAAATATTTCTAATACACGCTTCGATGATTCAAGTGCAATTATGGGTGGAAGACTTAGAGCGGAAACAAGCATATTAGCTATTCTCAGCTCTGAAGAATCTATCCCCATTAAGCGGAGCTTCTCCTCCAACATGTTTATCTTCAGTAATACTTTCTCTAGTAGTTGCTCTATTTTTTCAAGTCTTTCCTCAACCTCACTATTCAATTGATTTTACCTCTTCGATGAATTACCTTTTCTATTTGAATGATAAAAAACATTTATTGTTACTGGTGAGTAGAACAATAGTTATTTTTCATTTTCATTTTTGTCTTCTTCTTTTTCTCCTTCACCTTGTTCCTCGAGACCTGCTCCTTTAATGCTGAAGGGTATTTCTGGGTGTTTCATTGATGTGAATTGTTTCATTAATGATCCTATATCTGGGATAGTGCTTAGTCTTTTCTTGAAGTATTCTTCGGTCATTTTTATCGCTAAATCCTCGGGTAACCCTTTATTTTTCAGTGATTCATAAAAGGATGCAACATCCTCACCTAGTTTCTTACCGCTTATACTGTCTACTAGTGTTGTGAGTAGTTCTTTAACTGTATCCTTTAGCTTGTTTATGAATTCGGCAACGGCTTCCAGTTCTTGCTTAGTCGTTTCCGCTTCGATCATTTCTTCTTCACTGGTTTTTTCAGACATTGTTTTTCACCGGTTTATTGTTTGTATTGTCTAAGTATTTACCTTTTTATTTTAAGAAGTGGTCAGTGATCTCTTGGTTTGTGAACAATTAGGTGTGTGGAAAAAAGTAGTGATTAGAAAAGTTTTATTCATAGCTCTATGTTTGCATGCTCGTTTTTAAGGTCTTCCTCTGTTTTTCCTAGTTTCTTCATTAATTCAACAACTATTCCATCCAGGAAAACCATTGTTGTGTCTTCGAATAGTGTTCCTAGCGGGGCTAATGGCTCATGTATTCCTAGTATCTGCCTGGTGAAATAGTCTTCTTCTTTGGCAATCTTTGTTCTACCTGGTACACGAACTATTATGTCTGCTATTTTACCTAGTGGGCTGTCCGGGTAGGTTGTGATAGCTATGACTTTTGCACCAACCATTTTTGCTGCTTCAGCTGCTGTTACTATTAGTCTTGTACGGCCAGAACCAGATATTGCTACTACAAGGTCTCCTTCTCTTATTCTTGGAACAATTGTTTCTCCAAGCACATATACTTGGAAGCCAATGTGTAGAAGTCTCATAGCAAAGGCTTTACCGACTAATCCGCTCCTACCAGCACCCATCACCAATATACGGGCTCCTCTACGATAAGCATCGACTAGTTCTTCAGTCATTTTATTCTTTTCTTCTTCGCTGATAACATTTATTGCTTTAAAAATAAAATTAGCGATTTCAGCCATTGCCTCCTTAGCGAATCCTTCAACCAATGCTGACACCATACATAAGCAAGGCTGTGTTTTCCATAGAAGATATACGTTGAAAAGTAATTAAATAAGTATCCTATACAATAATTATATGTGCCCCCGCTTCCTCACACCCCTGGAGACCCCGGAATAAGAGGGGTATGGATATGAAGGGGGTCGGTCGGGCGGGGGACATTATTTCCTAGCTAATAATGGATGATTGCGTATTAGATGTGTTCCATCACAGCTTGGAGCCTTAAAGTATTCCCGCCCTAATCCTTCTCTACAAGTTGCTACTGTTAATCCATTTCTTAACCCATATTCTATGACTGGTTTAAGGATTCTTGCACGTATATTTCTGGGCAGATATATGTATCCATGTATCTTTTCTCCTTTTTCAACATATAGTTTTCTCCAGTATTCTTCATGTTCGGGGAAAGCATTGATCATTCTCTTAAAATTATCCCACCTAGCCTTATATGTGGATGTTACAATATGCTTTGCACCAGCATTAGCTATTTCCTCTATTAACTCCTTGATCTCCAGAGGATCATCGTTTATTCCGGGAATTATTGGATCAATCCTTACACCTACGGGCAGGTTTTTCTCAGATAACAGTTTTACAGCTCTTATCCTCTTAGTGGGTGGAGGCGCTCCTGGTTCAAGTTTCCTAGCTAAATCATCATTTAGTGTTGTAATAGTTAACATTACTGCTGAAGGAGTTTTCAACAATAGATCATAGTCTCGAACTACAATATCCGACTTAGTAGTTATCAATACTTTGATTCTATTCTGAACAAGCAACTCTAATGTTTTACGTGTAAGCATCATCCAAGACTCTAAGGGTGGATAAGGATCACTGCTTGTACTCATCTCAACAACTAGGTTCTTATTTATTCTCGGCAAATCATGTTTTAGGTTTCTCAAAAAATTCTTCTTAGGCATGCTGGGTTTTCTACCAATATACGATGTAGCATAGCAGTATAAGCAGAAATGACTACATCCAGTATAGGGGTGTAAACTATATTTACGCGGACAAGTACATAACGGGTTTTTCCACGGATCAAATAATCTAATAACTTTTAAATAAACCATGCTAAACATCACCATAAAAAACAACTATTACACAAAAACTATTTAATATAAATAATATCCAAAAAATAAGAATAGTTTGTTCTCAGCATTTATGGGTTGATATTTATGGATGTTGCTAAGAAGATTCTCGAATACACTGTTAAATGCCCTGTTTGCGGCTCAGAAATGAAGGTCGAGGAGTATCTATACGATATGCCTCTTGTAGGAAAAGTTATTATTAGTAGTGGTAGGTGTCAACGTTGTGGATATAAATGGAGCGATGCTAGGCTAGCTGAGAGTAGAGGGCCTAGGAAAATAATTTATAGAGTCGAGAAGCCGGGAGATGAAAATGCATTGGTTATTAGAGCTTCTACAGCCTCCATAATTATACCTGAGCTAGGAGTAGAGATCAAGCCTGGACCAGCTGCTCTAGGCTATATAACAACGGTTGAGGGATTAATCATGGATATTATTGAGAAAACAGAGTTCATATGTAGCGAGCCAGATGCTCCGCTGGATGAATGTAAGAAAAAACTTGACCAGCTGAGAAAAGCACGTGATGGATTAATCAAGTATACAATCATAATAATTGATCCTGGAGGGGTTTCAACAATTGTCAGTGATAAAAAACGAGAAGAACCGTTGAGCATTGAAGAAACCAATGCTTTAGAGAAAGAAGTTTCTGGGAATGGTTTCTCAAAATAATAATTATAAGAAATAGGAAAAGAGAGGAGAGAAGATAAGAAAAGGTTCTTGTTTACTTATTGATTAAAGGCATTAGCTTTGCTTCTCTAACATTCACTAATCCTTTATCTGTCAATCTTATCTCTGGTATAACCGGCAAAGCTACTAGTGCTAGAGTCATGAAGAATGATTCAAATTCTAATCCATACCTCTCCATTAACTCTTTTGTTATTTTCTTGTATTTCTCATAAACTGTTTCAGGCTCTTCTATACTCATAAGACCAGCTAATCTAAGTGGTAGTTCACCTATTATCTTGCCTTTATCAACAACTACTATTCCTCCCTGTATCTCTACTATTCTCTTCACGGCTCTGCTCATGTCTTCGGGATTGTTTCCTGCAACGATCAAGTTATGTGTATCATGTGCTATTGTCTGAGCTATTGCTCCTGCTTTAAAGCCTAGTCCTTTAATGAATCCTTTCCCCATGCTACCCGATGCTTTATGCCGATCTATTACTGCTGCATAAATTATATCCCTACTAGGATCAGCTAATACCTTATAATCCTTTACTGCTAATTCTTCTACAACATGCTTTGTTAATGCTGAACCAGGAGTTACTCCTATAATGTTTACCTCTACTATTCCTTCTCTATTATTTATTCTTGGAATGAATTCTTGGGGGCCAGGTGTTTTCGCTAATTTAACAGTGTTTAAGGCTTCTTCTGGGTATTTGTAGTTATTAAATGTTTTCCTTGATTCTCCTTTATAATATATTATTTCACCACTGGCTATTACAGTGTGTGGCTTAATGTATTCGATGTTTTTAGATAAAACTATATCTGCTAATCTAGCTGGTCCCACCACGCCTACATGATCCTCGAGATGTATACGCGTTGCCGGACCAATTGTCGCTAGCTGGATCGCTTTTACAGGGTCTACGCCGTACTCTATTGCTATATTGATTATTCTATCCATATGGCCTTTCTCCATTAAGTCAACGACGTTTATATCGTCTGATGCGAAGCTGAGAAATCTATGATCAATGGAGTGATCTTTTATTAGTGGTAGAAGTGCTTTTAGATCCTTCCATGCACTACCTTCCCTGATAAACACATACATGCCTTTCCGGGCTTTCTCGAGTGCTTCTTCATATATTGTGGATTCATGATCGCTCCATATACCTGCATCTATGTAGGCATCTAGCTCGGCCCCCCTAAGTAATGGTGCGTGTCCATTAACTATTAACCCGTATCTATGCGCGACCCGTATCTTTTCGAGAACAGCCTTATTGGCATTCAGTATACTGATGAAATCCATAACTTCTCCTAAACCAATTGTTCCTTCCAGCGCTGCTAGCTTTTCTACCTCATCAACACCTATAATATTAGCAGTTGTTTCAAGACCATAGCTTGGATCTGTTGCTGGTACACAGCTTGGTATGTCTATGAGTATTTTCAACGGTAGGTTTCTTGCTTCATCTATAAATATTTCTACGCCTCTACTGCCTAGAACATTTCCAATTTCATGCGGATCCGCTACAACTGTTGTAGTTCCATGTTTTAACGCTAACTTAGCGAAGCCATGGGGTGTTAGAAGGCTTGACTCTATATGTATATGTGGATCTATGAATCCAGGCATTGCATAATTGTTTTCACCATCTATTACAAGGGTGTTTTTACCTATGAATCGGTGTAGTTCACTATATTTTCCTGCCCCAGCTATTCTTTTACCGCTTATAATTATTGATGCATTATCCAGTATTTCCCCTGTAGGCGCTAGGACTAGGTTTACATTGCTAATAACTATGTCTGCTGGTTTTTTACCGGTAATTGTTTGTATAAGGCTTATTCTCTCATCTACATCGTAGTGGAAGATTCGTGGAAGAACCAATCTTCTAATCCACCATTCCCTTTTTATTATTCTTAAAGCATAGAATATTATAAATTATACTATTAAACACTGTTTAAACAGCATCTATTTTATTGATAGATACCATATATACCAATATATACAGTGTCTTAGTCTGAGGCGAAGTATATGGCGGATATCTATATTCGAGGCGGCTGGATCATAACCATGGATCCTAGGCGTAGAATAATACGGGATGGAGCAGTTGCTGTTGAAGATGGCTATATAAAAGCAGTTGGTAAACGCGAAGCGCTCGACAAAGATTATCGGTACCACAGCGATATCGTTATTGATGCTCAAAGAGACATAGTGTTGCCTGGACTAATAAATACACATGTACACCTGGCTCAGGGGCTTCTAAGGGGATGTGCGGATTATCTCCCCCTTATTCCTTGGCTAAAGGATCGTGTATGGCCTCTTCAAGGAAACTATAAACCAGAAGAAGCTCTTGTATCAGCACAACTGGTTGTTGCTGAAATGCTGAGGACGGGGGCAACTACATTTCTAGAAACAGGTCTTGTTGGAAGATATGGGCCGGACAATATTATTGAGTTCCTACATAAAAGCGGTATTAGAGCAGCTGTAGCTCGCCACGTAATGGATATGACTGGTTATGCTTTGGAGGAAAACATTCTCCACGAGGGACTCGTGGAGCTGGGCGATATAAGTTTCAATGATACTATCAGGCTGTATCATGAATACCATGGATGGGATGATCGTATATGGATATGGTTTGGGCCGAGAACACCTGGTGCTGTAAGCGTTGAGCTATACAGGAAAATATCTGAGAAAGCTAGAGATCTAAATACAGGGATAACAATGCATTTAGCAGAGGTTAAAGCAGATGTTGAATACACAATGGCAAAGTTTGGGAAGAGACCAGTGGAGTTTGCCCACTGGGTTGGATTAACAGGTCCCAATGTTGTCCTAGTCCATGTTGTTTGGGCTAGTGATGAAGAAATAAAACTATTAGCAAAAACAAAGACTACTGTAAGCCATAATCCATGCTGTAACATGAAGCTTGCAAGCGGCGCTGCTAGAATAAGTGATATGTTGAGAGAAGGAGTAAATGTTGCATTAGGAACAGATGGTGGGCCAAGCAATAATGATTACGATCTACTAAGAGAAATGAAACATGCTGCACTACTACAGCCCCTCAGAACACTTGATGCTAAAGCAGTAAGAGCTGAGCAAATACTAGAAGCTGCAACGATTAATGGAGCTAAAGCATTAATGATTGATAAAATGGTTGGAAGCATAGAGGTTGGTAAAAAAGCAGATATTATAGTAGTTGATTATTGGCAACCCCACCTTAAACCATTGAATAACCCGATATCACACCTAGTATACAGTGCTATGGGTAGCGATGTAAAACACAGTATTATCGATGGAAAA
This is a stretch of genomic DNA from Staphylothermus hellenicus DSM 12710. It encodes these proteins:
- a CDS encoding QueT transporter family protein, giving the protein MSAKFSIMAARLSVIAAVYAALTIALGPLAYGEIQVRISDAMLILPFLAGFGWDAVVGLTIGGFLANLASPFGYIDWVFGPIANFLAALGVYASKKIFGENIVGLVIGEILAIIAITLVIGYGELYLVFGIPWMVIIYVLIGEVISIGIGGTIIYGAFKRLRG
- the hxlB gene encoding 6-phospho-3-hexuloisomerase; this encodes MVEGFAKEAMAEIANFIFKAINVISEEEKNKMTEELVDAYRRGARILVMGAGRSGLVGKAFAMRLLHIGFQVYVLGETIVPRIREGDLVVAISGSGRTRLIVTAAEAAKMVGAKVIAITTYPDSPLGKIADIIVRVPGRTKIAKEEDYFTRQILGIHEPLAPLGTLFEDTTMVFLDGIVVELMKKLGKTEEDLKNEHANIEL
- a CDS encoding SPL family radical SAM protein; translated protein: MVYLKVIRLFDPWKNPLCTCPRKYSLHPYTGCSHFCLYCYATSYIGRKPSMPKKNFLRNLKHDLPRINKNLVVEMSTSSDPYPPLESWMMLTRKTLELLVQNRIKVLITTKSDIVVRDYDLLLKTPSAVMLTITTLNDDLARKLEPGAPPPTKRIRAVKLLSEKNLPVGVRIDPIIPGINDDPLEIKELIEEIANAGAKHIVTSTYKARWDNFKRMINAFPEHEEYWRKLYVEKGEKIHGYIYLPRNIRARILKPVIEYGLRNGLTVATCREGLGREYFKAPSCDGTHLIRNHPLLARK
- a CDS encoding ZPR1 zinc finger domain-containing protein, which codes for MDVAKKILEYTVKCPVCGSEMKVEEYLYDMPLVGKVIISSGRCQRCGYKWSDARLAESRGPRKIIYRVEKPGDENALVIRASTASIIIPELGVEIKPGPAALGYITTVEGLIMDIIEKTEFICSEPDAPLDECKKKLDQLRKARDGLIKYTIIIIDPGGVSTIVSDKKREEPLSIEETNALEKEVSGNGFSK
- the ade gene encoding adenine deaminase, with product MVLPRIFHYDVDERISLIQTITGKKPADIVISNVNLVLAPTGEILDNASIIISGKRIAGAGKYSELHRFIGKNTLVIDGENNYAMPGFIDPHIHIESSLLTPHGFAKLALKHGTTTVVADPHEIGNVLGSRGVEIFIDEARNLPLKILIDIPSCVPATDPSYGLETTANIIGVDEVEKLAALEGTIGLGEVMDFISILNANKAVLEKIRVAHRYGLIVNGHAPLLRGAELDAYIDAGIWSDHESTIYEEALEKARKGMYVFIREGSAWKDLKALLPLIKDHSIDHRFLSFASDDINVVDLMEKGHMDRIINIAIEYGVDPVKAIQLATIGPATRIHLEDHVGVVGPARLADIVLSKNIEYIKPHTVIASGEIIYYKGESRKTFNNYKYPEEALNTVKLAKTPGPQEFIPRINNREGIVEVNIIGVTPGSALTKHVVEELAVKDYKVLADPSRDIIYAAVIDRHKASGSMGKGFIKGLGFKAGAIAQTIAHDTHNLIVAGNNPEDMSRAVKRIVEIQGGIVVVDKGKIIGELPLRLAGLMSIEEPETVYEKYKKITKELMERYGLEFESFFMTLALVALPVIPEIRLTDKGLVNVREAKLMPLINK
- a CDS encoding amidohydrolase family protein, whose product is MADIYIRGGWIITMDPRRRIIRDGAVAVEDGYIKAVGKREALDKDYRYHSDIVIDAQRDIVLPGLINTHVHLAQGLLRGCADYLPLIPWLKDRVWPLQGNYKPEEALVSAQLVVAEMLRTGATTFLETGLVGRYGPDNIIEFLHKSGIRAAVARHVMDMTGYALEENILHEGLVELGDISFNDTIRLYHEYHGWDDRIWIWFGPRTPGAVSVELYRKISEKARDLNTGITMHLAEVKADVEYTMAKFGKRPVEFAHWVGLTGPNVVLVHVVWASDEEIKLLAKTKTTVSHNPCCNMKLASGAARISDMLREGVNVALGTDGGPSNNDYDLLREMKHAALLQPLRTLDAKAVRAEQILEAATINGAKALMIDKMVGSIEVGKKADIIVVDYWQPHLKPLNNPISHLVYSAMGSDVKHSIIDGKLVMFDRKILTFNVDEVLEKADKAAHDLYERAGICVEPDTIWPIE